From Corynebacterium pseudotuberculosis:
AATGAGCACCTCAACCCCCGTGGTGCTCGTACTGTAGCTCTAGAAAAGCCCTCGCCACGGGAATCTACGTCATGGTATTTCCAACGCTATATCGAGCATTTTCCGTGCGCTGGTGAAATCGTCTTCTTTGATCGCTCGTGGTACAACCGCTCGGGTGTGGAACGCGTGATGGGCTTTTGTACGGAATCGCAGCACGCAGAATTCCTGAGAGAGGTGCCGATGTTAGAGAACATGATTTTGGGCTCCGGCATCTCGCTTACTAAATTTTGGTTTTCCGTGACTCAGAAGGAGCAGCGGACGCGGTTTGCTATTAGGCAGGTTGATCCTGTGCGGCAATGGAAGCTTTCGCCCATGGATCTTGCGTCCTTGGATAAATGGGACAGCTATACCCGGGCAAAAGAAGAACAGTTCCGCTACACGGACACGGATGAGTCTCCTTGGATTACGATTCGCTCCAATGATAAGAAGCGGGCTCGTATTAACGCGATGAGGTACATCCTGAGCAAGTTTGAGTACACAAATAAGGATTATGACGTTGTGGGCATTCCCGATCCCAATATTGTGATGCGGGGGCGGGACAGGATAGGGGATTAAATAACAAAGGTATGGGCGTGCAAATATTATTTGCACGCCCATACCTTTAACTTTGGTTTAAGAGCCCGGAAGAACTCTTAAATTACTCAGCAGAAAGCCTATCCTTGGCGAAGGAGAAAAAGTTTCCAATGTTGACGAAAATATCCTTGAAGGAATCCCAGCCCACGGAGAAGTAATCCTTTGGCTCGGAAGAGAGGAGGTCAAGATCGAGGACGCTGAGGAGGAAATCGTGAATG
This genomic window contains:
- the ppk2 gene encoding polyphosphate kinase 2, with protein sequence MMNMSASDKELPIIDLAAIEGYIVDDSDEDDPVLLAPDGNPVDTWKESYPYPERMSREEYEHTKRALQIELLKWQNWTKDTGQRHIILFEGRDAAGKGGTIKRFNEHLNPRGARTVALEKPSPRESTSWYFQRYIEHFPCAGEIVFFDRSWYNRSGVERVMGFCTESQHAEFLREVPMLENMILGSGISLTKFWFSVTQKEQRTRFAIRQVDPVRQWKLSPMDLASLDKWDSYTRAKEEQFRYTDTDESPWITIRSNDKKRARINAMRYILSKFEYTNKDYDVVGIPDPNIVMRGRDRIGD